The Fulvivirga ligni genome window below encodes:
- the truA gene encoding tRNA pseudouridine(38-40) synthase TruA, which produces MRYFFEVSYHGKNYHGWQRQNNAISVQQVLEEALALLTGVDTIVITGSGRTDTGVHCKQQFFHAEIEKNIDCGKLQYNLNSYLPEDISINSIFAVNEEAHARFSAVSRSYEYHVSKKKTPFFKDMSHVYVKPLDITTMNEAATLLIGDKDFEAFSKVKTDVNNFNCDITYAKWEEDENFYVFHISANRFLRGMVRAIVGTLFQIGMGKMSVDQFAEIIESKDRRNAGAAAPAQGLFLTRVKYPDDIVN; this is translated from the coding sequence ATGAGATATTTTTTTGAGGTTTCCTACCATGGAAAAAACTACCACGGATGGCAGCGGCAGAATAATGCCATTTCTGTACAACAGGTTCTAGAGGAGGCACTTGCATTACTTACAGGAGTAGATACTATAGTAATTACCGGAAGTGGGCGTACGGATACGGGAGTGCACTGCAAGCAGCAATTTTTTCATGCAGAAATAGAAAAGAATATCGATTGTGGTAAACTTCAATACAATTTAAATAGTTATTTACCGGAAGATATAAGCATTAACTCCATATTTGCAGTAAATGAGGAGGCTCATGCAAGATTTTCAGCTGTTTCCAGAAGTTATGAATATCATGTGAGCAAAAAGAAAACGCCATTTTTTAAAGACATGAGTCATGTGTATGTAAAACCTCTGGATATTACAACCATGAACGAGGCGGCTACGTTACTCATTGGAGACAAAGATTTTGAAGCGTTTAGCAAAGTAAAAACGGATGTAAATAATTTCAACTGTGACATTACCTATGCTAAATGGGAGGAGGATGAAAATTTCTACGTATTTCATATTTCTGCTAACAGATTTTTACGAGGCATGGTGAGAGCCATTGTCGGCACGCTTTTTCAGATTGGTATGGGAAAGATGAGTGTAGATCAATTTGCTGAGATTATTGAAAGTAAAGACAGAAGAAATGCAGGTGCGGCAGCTCCGGCACAAGGACTTTTTTTAACTAGGGTTAAATACCCTGATGATATTGTAAACTAG
- a CDS encoding ABC transporter ATP-binding protein, which produces MEKEKVNSGNIVDLQVLKRLLKFIQPYKGRFIFLIILTIALGALAPLMPLLIQQTLDNHVAFGDYSGMVTMMMILIGILIAQAIVQYAHTYLSGWLGQYVIRDIRVQLYEHLVKLRLKFFDNTPIGRLVTRTISDVETLADVFSQGLAAMMGDLLQLVFILIIMFSSDWRLALISLSTLPILLLSTYVFKEKIKVAFNDVRNAVANLNSFVQEHITGMSIVQIFGSEQKEYEKFREINRDHKRANLKSVLYYSIYFPVAEIISAAGIGLLVWYGAKGVINEEVSGFTIGKLIAFIMYINMFFRPIRMIADRFNTLQLGIVSSSRILKLLDNDEFIPDEGKHAPDHIDGAVSFDKVWFAYNDDEYVLKDINFSVKPGETLALVGATGAGKSSIINLLNRFYDINRGSIQVDGVDIKEYDLSSLRGKIGVVLQDVFLYSDTIYHNITLGHDSITEEEVMKAAEIVGAKKFIERLPGGLHYNVMERGSTLSVGQRQLISFVRAMVYDPKILVLDEATSSVDSETEELIQNAIEKMMKGRTSIVIAHRLSTIQKADKIIVLDKGEIKEEGTHNELINLDGYYTQLHKMQYKEIV; this is translated from the coding sequence TTGGAAAAAGAAAAAGTTAATAGCGGTAATATAGTAGACCTTCAGGTTTTAAAAAGACTCCTAAAGTTCATACAGCCCTACAAAGGAAGGTTTATCTTTTTAATCATTCTTACTATTGCCTTGGGTGCTTTAGCTCCCTTAATGCCTCTGCTCATTCAGCAGACACTAGATAATCACGTGGCATTCGGTGATTATTCCGGTATGGTAACTATGATGATGATACTGATCGGGATACTCATAGCTCAGGCTATAGTACAGTATGCTCATACTTATCTCTCAGGTTGGCTGGGTCAGTATGTTATCAGAGACATTAGAGTGCAGCTTTATGAGCACTTAGTTAAATTGAGGCTTAAGTTTTTTGATAATACCCCAATTGGCCGACTAGTTACAAGGACCATTTCTGATGTAGAGACACTGGCAGATGTATTTTCTCAAGGTTTAGCAGCCATGATGGGAGACCTGCTACAGCTTGTTTTTATCCTTATCATTATGTTTAGTAGTGATTGGAGGCTGGCCCTAATCAGTTTGTCTACTTTACCAATTCTATTACTATCCACTTATGTGTTTAAGGAAAAGATTAAGGTAGCTTTTAATGATGTTCGAAATGCGGTGGCAAATCTAAATTCGTTTGTGCAAGAGCACATTACGGGAATGAGCATAGTCCAAATTTTCGGTAGTGAGCAAAAGGAATATGAAAAGTTTAGAGAGATAAACCGAGATCATAAAAGAGCCAACCTTAAATCCGTTTTATATTATTCCATCTATTTCCCTGTGGCCGAAATTATTAGTGCGGCGGGTATAGGCCTATTAGTATGGTACGGAGCAAAAGGTGTTATTAATGAGGAGGTTAGCGGATTTACTATAGGTAAGCTAATTGCTTTTATCATGTACATCAACATGTTCTTTAGACCGATACGAATGATTGCTGATAGGTTCAATACATTGCAATTAGGTATAGTAAGTTCTAGCAGAATATTAAAGCTGTTGGATAATGATGAGTTTATTCCTGATGAAGGAAAGCACGCACCTGATCATATAGATGGTGCCGTTTCATTTGACAAAGTATGGTTTGCGTATAATGATGATGAATATGTGCTGAAAGACATCAACTTTAGCGTAAAACCAGGTGAGACATTGGCTCTTGTTGGTGCTACTGGTGCCGGAAAGTCTTCTATCATTAATCTTCTAAATAGATTTTATGATATCAATAGAGGTTCTATTCAGGTCGATGGCGTAGATATAAAGGAGTATGATCTTTCTAGCCTAAGAGGCAAAATTGGAGTTGTACTTCAAGATGTATTCCTGTACAGTGACACTATCTATCATAACATCACCCTTGGCCATGATTCAATCACTGAAGAGGAAGTGATGAAAGCTGCTGAAATTGTTGGTGCTAAAAAATTTATTGAACGATTACCAGGTGGATTGCATTATAATGTAATGGAGCGTGGCTCTACCTTATCTGTAGGTCAGCGGCAGTTGATCTCTTTTGTGAGGGCCATGGTTTATGATCCGAAGATACTGGTTCTGGATGAAGCTACTTCTTCAGTAGATTCTGAAACTGAAGAGCTTATACAGAATGCGATAGAAAAAATGATGAAGGGCAGAACTTCAATTGTTATTGCTCACAGACTATCAACTATCCAAAAGGCGGATAAGATAATAGTGTTAGACAAAGGGGAAATTAAAGAGGAAGGCACTCATAATGAGTTAATTAACCTAGATGGCTATTACACTCAACTCCATAAAATGCAGTATAAAGAAATAGTTTAA